The sequence GAAGGCCGCCACCAGCGAGGCCACCACGAGACCCAACACGCCGGTGGGCAAGAAGCGCAGCATGAGCTTCGGGTAGCCCAACTCGGGATCCTTCAGATTCGGGTACAGCACCAGCGCCGCCAGCGCAACCAGCACCCACGGCCAGGTGCGCACCACGTAGTGCATGATGTTGAAAAACCACGCAGCGCGCTCGGCCTCGCGCTCGTCGCGGCTCGCCGCCAGGCGCTGGATGAACTCGCCGCCGCCGTCCGAGCGCCGAAACGTCCACCACTGCAAGCCCACGTAAGCCATGAACGTGGTGGCCGAGATGCCTGCAAACGCGCTCCACCCCACCTGCAGGCCATCGTGCCACGAGAGGGTAAACGGCACAAAGGCAAGCACGTCGAACGAGGTCACCCGCTGCGCCTTCGTCACCAACCCGTGCAAGCCGCCCACATCGGGGTGTGCCAGTGCATAGAGCGCCACCACAATCGCGCCAAACAGCGCCAGGAAGAACTGGAAGAAGTCCGTAGCCACAACGCCCCACAGGCCCGAGAGGCCCGCGTACACCAGCACCAGCACCGACACGCCAATGACCAGCAGCAGCTTCGGATCGAGGCCCGCTACGGTTGCCCCGCTTGCCACCCCCAGCGCCTCCCAAATGCCCAGCGCGCCCACCACCTTTACGGCCGCCAGCATGATGTAGCCAATGCCGATGCAGTTGATAGGCACCGCAAACAAAAACGCCTTCACGCCGCGCAGCAGGGCCGCCGGCCGGCCGCCGTACCGAAGCTCGGTGAGGGCGGCATCGGTCACAATTTCGCTGCGGCGCCACAGCCGCGCAAAGATGTAGATGAGCGCCACGTGGCCAAACCCAAACGCCCACCATTCCCAGTTGCCCGCCAGCCCGCGCGTGCCCACCACGCCCGCCACGTACAGCGGCGTGTCGATGGAGAACGTCGTCGCCGCCATCGACGTGCCGGCCAGCCACCACGGCAGCGAGCGCCCCGACACAAAGAAATCCTCGACCGAGCCCGACGCGCGCCCCGAGAGGTACGCGCCCAATCCCAGCGCGAACGCCATGTACGCGCCGACCACCGCCCAGTCAATCCAATGCATGCGTGCGTGCTGCTTGTGCGTAAGAATCGTGTGGCCGCCTCAACTGCACCGCCCGTCGCTGGTTCACAGCAAACGCGTCCAATCAGCGGAAATCGTCCAGCGCCGTGGCAAAGCGAATCCGGTAATCTTCGTACTGCGGACTCCATCCGGCCCCAATCACCTCGAAGCCTTCGGCCAGCCCCAGCACCGTCATGCCCGGGTGCATGTTCGGAAAGGTGTCGTACACAAACGTCTGGTAGCCGCGCTGCGCGGTGATTTCCAGCATTGTGCGCAGCATCGCCCGCGCAATGCCGCAGCGGCGCCTATCGGGGTGCACGCCGCCTTTCGCGCTGTAAAATCGCTGCTCAGACAGCGCATAGCCCACTTTAAAGCCCACCGGCTCGTCGTTCATCAGCGCAAGCAAAAGCAGCAGCCCCTCGCGGTCGAAGGTGCGAATGACGTTCGACGTATCGAAAATGAGTTCGTTGAGCGACCGAATCACGGGCAGCGCCGAGCGGTCGACTTCCGTGATGGAAAGGTCGAGGGCGTGGGGGGCAGTCACGAGAGGCGAAGCGCTCATGGGTCGGATCAGAACGGGAGGCCGTCATCGGCAGGCCCATCGTCATCGGCGGGGCCCGCGTCGGGTGCGCCGGGCGCGCCAAGTGCAGGGGCGCCGTCTGCGGCGGCGGGGGGAAGTTCGTCGGGGGCCGCGTCGGTCACGAGGCGCACCGGCTCCAAGAGGGCCTCGGGCACCGCGTCGATGAAGCGGCTCGGGTCGGTCAGGTAGTCGCCCTGGTACGGACGATACTGCCGCTCGGGGTACGACACGAACAGGTTTTCCTCGGCGCGCGTCACCGCAACATAAAAGAGCCGCCGCTCTTCGTCCAGCCCGCCGGGTTCGTCGTAGGCATAGCGCGAGGGCAGCGTGCCCTCCAGCGCCTGAATCAGAAACACGGTGTGAAACTCCAGGCCCTTGGCGGAATGGATGGTGGAGAGCACCAGCGGTGGTTCATCGTCGTCTGCGCCCTCCTGGTCGATCGCCGAAAGCTCAATTGGGTCGAGAGCCAGCTCGGCCAAAAACCGGCCGCGGTCGGCGTAGCTGCGGGCGATGCTCACAAACTGCTCCAGGTCTTGCGCGCGCTTCGGGTAGTCGTCGGCGTACTTGTGCTCAAAGTGCGGACGGTACGTTTCAATCACGGCCTCCACCTGTTCGGCCAGCGGCAGGTCTGGGTCGCGGATGCGCCGCAACGTAGCAAACAGCTGCTTCAGGTCGGACAGGTAGCGCTTCGAGAACGGCCCGCCGTCGCCAATGGTAAACGGCTCGTCGGCCTCCTCGGTGATCCACGCGATCAGGTCGCGCGCCGTCTTGGGCCCAATGCCGTGCAGCAGCCGCAGCACGCGATTCCACGAAGCGGCATCTTGCGGATTCTCGGCCACCTTCAGGTGCGCCAGCACGTCTTTGATGTGCGCGGCCTCGTTCAGCTTCATGCCGCCGTACTTTACAAACGGAATGTTGCGGCGGTTGAGCGCCACCTCCACATCGTAGGCATTGTGGCTGCTCCGAAACAACACCGCCATGCGCTGCAGCGGCACCCCCGACTCGCGCAGTTGCAGCACCATCTGCGCCACGAAGCGCGCCTCCGTCTCGCCGTCGGGCGCGGGCACACGGGCCGGCAGGTCGCCCGCCGCCATCTCACTGAACAGCGTCTTGTCGTACGACTGATTCGCATCTTCAATGACGTGATTCGCGAAGTCCAGGATGGGCTGCGTGGAGCGGTAGTTCTGCTCCAGCTTCAAGACGCGCGTGTCGGGAAACTGATCGGGGAAGCGGAAAATGTTGCGGTAGTCGGCACCACGAAATCGGTAGATGCTTTGCGCATCGTCGCCCACCACGGTTACGTTGCCGTGCACCGCCGCAAGCAGCTGCACAAGATCGGCCTGCAGCGCGTTGGTATCCTGATACTCATCCACCAGCACGTGCTTGCACCGCCCGGCCACCTGCCGGCGAATCGCTTCATTGCGCGCCAGGAGCGCCCGCGTGTGCAGGAGCAGGTCGTCAAAATCCATCAGCCCGTGCGCCTTCTTGTAGCGCGCGTAGGCCCGGCGGATGTCCTCCAGGTCGTCGTGCAGCGGCACGTATTGCGGATACCGCTCGGCCAGCACATCCTCCAGCGGCTCTTGCCGGTTGCTTACGGCCGAGAACATGTTGTAGAGCGTCCGCTTCTGCGGAAAACGCTCGTCGCGTTTGTGGTAGTTGCCCTGCGTGCGCAAGACCGACAGCACGTCGGCCGCGTCGCTCGCATCCAGGATGGTGAAGTTGTTGGGGAAGCCGATGGCCTCGGCATGGCGCTTCAGGACGCCCAGGCAGAAGGCATGAAAGGTGCCGCCTTGCACGCGCTGGCAGCGGCCGTCGAGGAGCGCGGTGGCGCGGGCCGTCATCTCCTGCGCCGCCCGCCGCGTAAACGTGAGCAGGGCGATGCGCTCGGGGCGCGTCCCCGTTTCCACCAGATAGGCCAGGCGGTAGATGAGCGTGCGGGTTTTGCCCGTGCCGGCGCCCGCGATGATGAGCGTGGCCCCGGCGCCCGCCGTAGCCGCCGCATACTGCTGATCGTTCAGCGCCGCGCGGTAGTCAATCGTCAGCGCGTCGTCCGACGATGCCTCCGCGGGGCCGTCCGATGATAGGACGATGCGACGAGCCATGGCACGTGGATGTCATTGGAGAAAGGCGGGACGCACCCAAAAAACCGCGGGCTGCCGTGTAGTGATCCCGCCCGCAGCGCTCACGTCCACGCCAGGTGCACCGTGTGGGCCGCGGTGAGGGCTGCCGTCTCGGCCCGGAGCCGGCGCGCGCCCAACGAGGCCGCCCGGAAGCCGGCGTCCTGCGCGGCGGCCACTTCGTCTGCGGTAAAACCGCCCTCGGGCCCCACGCACACGCAGCCCTCGCGCGCATCCGCGGCACGCAGCGCATCAAAGAGCGTAGCCGTGCGGTCGGTTGCTTCATGGCAGATAAAGCCCGTGGGCGGCGCGTGCGCATCGAGCCAGGTCGTCCAGGCGCGAAGCGGCGCGAGCGTGGGGCGGCACGAACGCCCGCATTGCTTCAGCGCAGCGATGATGATCCGCTCCAGGCGATCGGCCCGAATGGACGCGGCTTCGGTGCGTGCCGTTTGAATCGGCTGGATGGTGGTTACGCCCAGCTCCACGGCCTTTTCGATGGCTGTCTCGAAGCGGCTGCGGCGCTTCAGCGGGCTCAGCGCAAGCGTGAGCGCGTACGGCGGCTCGCCTACGTTGCGGCGCGTGGTCACCACGTGGCCCGCCACCTGCCCGCGGCTCACATGGTCGAGTTGCACCTCGTGCCAGCCCCCGGCACCGTCGACCACCACGATGGTGTCGCCCGGTTGCTTGCGCAACGTGCGGGCAGCGTGCTGCGCTTCGTCTTCCGGAAGCACCACGTGGCCGCCCCGAAAGCACGCGGGCGGTGCGTAGAAGCTGGTCGTAATCGCCATAGACGCACAAAAAAACGAGTGGGCTTAGTCGCCGAGGCCAAGGATGGCGGCGAAGTTGCTGATCTTCTGCTCGATCTCGGCCCATTCGTTTTCGGGTTCCGAACCCTCCACGAGGCCCGCGCCCGAAAAGAGGGCCAGCTGTCGCCCGTGCACGAGCCCCGAGCGGATGGCCACGGCAAACTCGGCCGCATCGGGGCCCATCCAGCCCACCGGCCCGGCGTACCAGCCACGGTCGAAGGGCTCCGCCGTGCGGATGAAGTCCAGCGCCTCGCCCGTGGGCACCCCACCAACGGCCGGTGTGGGATGCAGCGCCCGCAAGAAGTCGACCGCATGCGCGCCGTTATTGAGCGGGCCGCGGATGGTGGAGCACAAATGTCGCTTGCGACGCAGGCGCAGCTCGGTGGGCGGCGCCACATCAATCGACCGGCAAAACGGCGCCAGCTGTTCACGGATGGCGTCGGTCACGAATGCATGCTCGCGACGGTCCTTCTCGCTTTCCATCAGCTCGGTACGCAGCGCCTCATCTTCGGACGCCCCGTCGACGCGCGCCCGGGTGCCCGCCACCGCTTCGCTTTCCACGACGCCGTCTTCCAGCCGAAACAGCCGCTCGGGCGTAGCGCCTACAAAGGCGGTGCCGTGCTCGGGGCGAAACCCAAAGTGAAAGCATTGCGGCGTCTCGTTCGCCAGGTGCTCTAGCAGCAGCAGCGGGTCGAGGGCCGACGCGAAGCCCAGCGTCACGCGGCGCGCGAGGACGGCCTTCTGCAGGTCGCCCCGGCGGATGGCCGCAACGGCGTCCTGCACGCGCTGCATCCACACGTCGCGCGCCGGCTCGTCTTGGCGTCGGACAGGTGTGGGCAGCGGGCCGGGCGCGGTGGACGCAGGAAACACGAGCTGCTGGATGCTGCGCTGCAACGCCTCGGCGCGCTTCTTGTCGCGCGGCAACACGATGTTGCACACCAGCACGTGGCCCGCGTCGGTGGTTTGCCACTCAAACCGGGGCAGCACCATACGCGCGGTGCCAAAGGGCCGCCAGTAGGCCTCCGGGCGGCCGTCTACCGGGGGCTGGCGGGCATCGAAGCGGATGCCGCCGTAGTAGCGCACGGCCGACGGTGCGTCGCTCAAGCGGGCGTCGAGGAGCGCGCCCAGCGTGTCGTACTGCAGCGGCGCCCCGGTGGTACGCACTGCATCGGCGACGCCGGCGGCCGCGATGGACGTGGCGCTACGGCGCCCCTTCCAGTACAAGCCGTAGGGAAAGGACTGCGCGCGCAGCCAGTGCAGCGCCGGCACGCGGCCCTCCACCGGCACGCGCACCTGCCGGATCAGCAGATCGGTGGACGACGTCTCGCGCAGCACGCGGGCCACTTGGTCGGCAAGCGCTGCACGCCACCGATCGGCCGCAGGCACCTCCGGCGGCGACAGGATCTGGTCTAACGACATCATGGAACGAGCGGCTTCAGGCATCACGCAGCGTTCAGGTGAGCGGTACAGTTGAGGAGTTTGGCCTGAAAACGGCCATCGCGGTACTCCAGGTGATTGACGCACGTGTTGGCGTGCCCCATCTCGTGCATGTTGTGCAGCCCGCGCTCCAGCACGGAAGCCAGCAGCACGCGCAGGTATCGCCCGTGCGTGACAACCAGGATGGTGCGCCCGGCCGACGCCTCCAGCATATGATGCACCGCCCGCTGGGCCCGCGCTTCCACGTCGCGCGGCGACTCGCCGCCCTCAATCGGAAGATCGACCGTGCCGGCGCGCCATTGTTCTTTGATGGCATTCATGGCCGCGTCGCGGTCGGGGGCGGGCGGTTCGCCCTCGTACACGCCCCATGCCATCTCCTCCAAATCTTTCAGGTAGATGGTGGGCAGCGGGCGGTGCCGGGCGGTGACCAGGCGGGCCGTTTGCCGCGTACGCCGCAGCGGACTCACGTACGCCACGTCAAAATCTACCGTTGCGAAGCGCTCGCCCAACGCCTTCGCTTGGGCGCGGCCCGTCGCGTTCAGATCGGCGTCGATGCCACGGCCCTGCACGATGCCTTGGCGGTTGTACTCGGTTTCGCCGTGCCGCACGAGGTAGAGCGTCGTGGTGGCAACATCGACCGGAGAGGACACAGGCATAGCGTAGCAAGATCGGGTTGGCAGAATGGGTTAGTCGTCGCGGCGCACGCTCCAATTGTCGATCATGGCGCGCGCCATGTCGTCCACCTCGGGCAGCGGGAGACGCCGGCTGACGGCGACCCGTACAATGATGGCCCGCAGCATCTGATCCGCCGCCGGCAAGGTGTACAACAAGCGCCAGATGGGCCGTACCGCTGCGTTGCCGATGCGCTCTAGCACGCCCCAGCGCCCCAGCACAAAAACCGTGAGCCCAACGCCCACGGCCCAGAAGCGCGATTGCGCAGCAAAGGCGCTCATCGAAACCACGTAGAACGTCCCCTGGCTTACCGGGTGCTCGGCCCAGCGCATGATTTTCGCGGCGCGCAGGCTTGCCACCGACGGGCTGAATATTTTCCAACCGAGGTAAAGCCCCACTGCACTCGTGGTTGCAGGAAGGGCCGGCAGCACCCACAGCAGCACCGGAAGCGCCCACAGCAGCAGCGCCTCGGGCGTGCGGTGCCACGCTTCGGCCCAGGCCACAAGACGGGCCAGCGGCACCGCATCCAGCACCGCCGGCGCATACTCTTTAAGCCCATCGGCCGTCACATGAAACCAGCGCCCCGAGGCGGTAAACAGGCCGTACGGCGTGTCGATAAATGAAGCGTCGGGGGCGTCCGTCACGTGCGGCGTGGCACCGGGTGGCTGAATAAATAAAAAGCAGGCGCGCATCGGGGCGCGCTGTATTGTGCAGCAAATCCACGTACACGAGAGCGCACATCCGGTTTCAGATATTTCTGAAAGCTTCGCAGACCATCCATCCGTTGCCAATGGGTTCCACTTGCATCGAAGCTGTAATGCACTGGAACCGCTTTCGGCGCGCTCCAATTGAGCATTGCCCCGTTCACTTCCTTCCAACCGGCGATGCACAACGCCATGAAACGTCCTCTTTCCGAATTGCTGAAGCGACGCGGCGTTCTCATCCACGTAGGCCCGCAGGCCGCGGTGGCTGAGGCGGCTGCGCTGATGGACGAGCACAACGTGAGCGCGCTCGTGGTGCTCAACGACGCCGGTGATGCGGTGGGCATCGTGACGGAGCGCGACCTCACCCGCCGCGTGGTTGCCAAACAGCGCCCGCCTGCCGAGACGCCGGTGCGCGCGATCATGACAGAAGACGTGGTGGTGGTGTCGGAAGATACCCCCCGCGACGAGGCGCTCAACCTGATGCACGACCGGCACATTCGTCACCTGCCGGTGGCCTCCGACGACCAGCTCGTGGGCATGATCTCGATCCGCGACCTGCTCCACTTCGAGAACCGGATGAAGGAGCAAACCATCGAGGACCTGCGCGACTACGTGCTCGAAAAGCCGTATCCGCGGTACCCGCGCTGAGGCCCTACCGGCGCTTACTTGTACGGCTCCATAGCTGCCACGGCACGCTCATCGGCCATGTTGTTTAGGGGATTGTCGGCGTGGCCCTTCACCCAGATCCACTCCACGTCGTGGCGCTTGTCCTGTGCGATGAGCTGCTGCCACAGGTCTTTGTTCTTCACGGGTTTCTTTGACGACGTGCGCCAGCCCCGCTTTTTCCATCCTTCAATCCACCCGTCGTTGAAGGCGCGCGAGAGGTAGGCGCTATCGGTGTGCAGCTTCACGGTGCACGAATCCTCCAGCGACTCCAGGGCCCGCAGCGCGGCGGTGAGCTCCATGCGGTTGTTGGTGGTGTGCTTGGTTCCCCCTTCCAGGGTGTCCATGGTGTGCTCGTCGCGCACAATGATGGCCGCCCACCCGCCAGGGCCGGGGTTGCCGCTGCACGCGCCGTCTGTATAAATCGTCACCGTGTCCATCGTTGGTTGTGAGATTGATTCAGGGGTTTCGCAACATAACCGTGCGATGATTGGTGTGCGCACCGGGCTGCGGAAAAAACGTGTGGAGATGCGCCGCGCGCAGATTTTTGGAGCAGACTGAACGCGGGCGCCGTTCGCTTCGTTGGGTGTTGGTCAGCGCTCGGCCTACGGGACGGGCCCCACGATGGATGCAGGCAATGGTACAGCGTCATGAAATTTGTCGATCAGGTAGAAATTAAGGTGCGCAGCGGCGATGGCGGGCGCGGGCTCGTCTCGTGGCGGCGGGAGAAGTTCGTGCCGAAGGGCGGCCCGGCCGGCGGCAACGGCGGCACCGGCGGATCGGTGTATGTTGAAGCGGATGAAAACCTGTATACGCTGCTCGACTTCCGCTACAACAAGCACCACGAGGCCGAGGACGGTGCGCCCGGCGGCAAGTTCAACAAGACCGGTGCCGATGGCGACGACGTGGTGCTGCGCGTACCGCCCGGCACCGTGATCCGCAATGCCGATACGGGCGCACAGATGGGCGAGGTGCTGAACGACGGCGATCGCCTGCTGGTGGCCGAGGGCGGCCGCGGCGGGAAGGGCAATGCCTTCTTCAAGTCGTCGACGAACCAGGCGCCGCGCTTTGCGCAACCGGGCGAAGACGGCGAGACGAAAACCATTGTGCTGGAGCTGAAGCTGCTGGCTGATGTGGGCCTCGTGGGGTTTCCCAATGCCGGAAAAAGCACGCTCGTCTCGTCTCTTTCGGCCGCCACGCCGGAAGTGGCCGACTACCCCTTCACGACGCTCAATCCGCAGCTGGGCATGGTGTACCTGAACGACTTTGAGTCGTTTGTGATGGCCGATCTGCCCGGCATCATCGAGGATGCGCACGAGGGCAAGGGCCTGGGCCTGCGGTTTCTGCGCCACATCGAACGAACGAGCGTGCTCCTTTTCGTCATCCCCATTACCGCAACGGATCTGGCGGCGACGTACACGAAGCTGCGCCGCGAGCTGGGCGCCTACGAGGCGGCGTTGCTGCACAAGCCGCACATGGTGGCCCTCTCCAAGATCGATGTGCTCGCGCCCGACGAGCGTGCCTTGCTGCCCGACATTGTAGCCGACGACTTCCCCGACGATGTCCCGCTTGTGCCTATCAGCGCGGTTGCGCAGCTGGGCCTCGACGACCTCAAGCGCCGTCTATACCGTCATGTGAAGGAAGCCAAGGACGTTGCGTTGCCCTAACGCGTGGACCGCGAGGCTCACAGCAGGTGCTTGATTCGTCCGCCATCCACGGGAAGCGCAGTGCCGGTGATGTATCCGGCCTGCTGGCTGGCCAGAAACGCCACGGCGGCCGCAAACTCCTCGGGGGTGCCCAGCCGGTCGAGCGCGTTCTCCTCGGCCCAGGCGGCCTCCACCGCAGCCCGCGATGTTCCGGTGCGTGCTTCAATCGACGCGGCCAGTTCGGTCAGCCGGTCGGTTTGGGTGTAGCCCGGCAGCACGGTGTTCACCGTAATGCCCTTGGGCCCAAGATCGGCCGCCAGGCTCTTGGCGTAGCCCTGCACGCCAGCGCGCGCGGTGTTTGAGAGGGCCAGCGTGGGAATGGGCTGCTTCGCCGACACCGACGACACCATGACGATGCGCGCATGGTCGTCCGCGGCGGCGGCATCCTCCAACGAAGCGCGGGCGGCGGTGCACAGGTGAATGGTGCTCATCAGGTTGAGCTCCAGCGCGGCGCGCCAGTCCGCGGCGTCGACCTCGGTGGCCGTTCCGGAGGGCGGGCCGCCGGCGTTGGTGACAAGGACGTGGAGCGCGCCAAAGGCGTCCACCGTCTGTGCGATTGCCTCCGCAACAGCCGTTGCGTCGGTTACGTCGCATACCAGCGGCAGCACCCGGTTGGGCGGCGTGCCCGCTGCTTCGGCGATGGCTTCGGCGGCCGTTTGGATGCGCGCCTCGCTGCGTGAACAAATGGCCACCGTGCATCCTTCGCGGGCCAGGCGGGTGGCCGCTGCACGCCCTAATCCGCTACTGGCCCCGGCAACAAACGCAACGCGATCGGTGAGTCCTAAGTCCATGGCCCTGGGGGTTGGTCGGTTGATGAATGGGTGGTTTGCACCACGATCAACCTGTCAGGTTCGCCCCTCGCGCCCTTGCCTTGCTAAAACAAACCGCCTGTGAGGAGTCCGGTCGGCGGCACCGCGTCGCTTAGCGGCAGCGAACGGGCGGTGAAGCGACCCTCCATGCGCAACGGGGCAGCCAACGGACGCCCGTGGAAGGTTGGGGGCATCGGGAGATTCGTCATGGTGCCAGGATCGTACGCGCGGAGCGAGTCAACGTACGCCTCCAGCGCCTCACGTGCTATGGCGAGACGGCGCGACGCGCTGAGCGAAAACCGTCCGCGTATCACCGCATCGTCAGCGCGCTCAATGGTCAGCGTGCCCTGTGGCAATGGATAGGAAACCACCGAGTCTGCCGTCATGCGCGAGTAATCAGCCCACGTGAGTGCGCCCAACGAGTCGAAGAGCGCTGGTGCAGGCGCCCTAAAGCCCACGACCTCCGGATATCCGCCGCCAAGTCCTCCAAGCGTATTGACCTCGTACGTCCCCGGACGCAGTTCGTCGAACCCACGGAGCATAAACGTCAGTGCATGCTGGCTGCCTGACGCCCCCGACGGCGTGCCATACAGCTGAATGACCGTTGAGGAGCCGAATCCGCTACCAATCGGGAAGAAGAACTGGTCATTGAAGGCCGCGCCGTCGTTCATCGCGGCCTTGCCCTGCACGGTTTGGTGGACCGGTGCACTCAAAGAGAGCGTAAACGAGGCGTCTGGGGGTTGCTCCGATGCGTCACATCCAACGACGAGGAGGCAAAAGACGCCTAAAACAAGCAAACGGCGCATGACATTCTATTAGTTTAATTTTACGCTTTTCCATACATTAAAGATTAAACGCTAATTTCTGCAACACGCGTTTGTTACTTTAACGCAACGATAGCATCGGAGCACAGCCCCCACGGACACACACGCTGCACCGTGACGCATGTCCAGGCGTAGCAGTTCACGTACCGCACGGCCTCAATCGGGCGACACCCGCCAACCAGCGCGGGCCACCGCCGATGCAGCCACACCCAGCCCGCGCACAGCCGTCCCGGCACGCCGCCGTCCGTGCGTGCAAGGCTTGCAATGCATAGCGCGCCGCCGGGGCGAAGCAGGCGGCGGGCTTCCCGGATCATCGCATGGAGGGCCGCGGGCGCCAGGAGGTCGAGCACGTAGTTGAGCACCACCGCGTCAGCCGACGCATCATCGCGCGGGAATGGCGGCCGTCCATCGGTTACGTGCACCGTGGCGCGCGCAGGCGGCAGACGTTCTGCGGTGAGGCGGGCCATCGTGGGACTCAGCTCGAAGCCCACATAGCGCACCTGCGGGTACTGCCGCACCAGCCGCGCAGCAAAACGTCCGGTGCCGCCGCCCACCTCCACCACCGTCGCGGCGTCGGGCCAGGGCCCGTGGGCAAGCAGCCAGTCTTTGGCTGGCTCTTCGTAGAACGCCTGTGTGTCCTGCCAGCGGCCCACGCGATCGTACAGCGCGCGCAGCGCCGGGCGATCAAGCGTCGGCATGGGCCCGGATGTCGTCGATGATGGCCTGGTGGTGCGCCGTGTGGATGCGCACAAACCGGAGCCATTGCGGCGCGGTCAGAAAACCCAGCGCGGGATGCTCGATGCGCTCGGATGACGCAGCCGCGGCATCAAGATGGTCGGCGAGACGGTGCAACGCGGCCCGGCTACGTTCGAGCGTCGCGCGCAAGTCCGAAAGATCAGGGGATGCAGGCGGCGTGACGGCGTCGGGGGCTTGCATCTGTCCGCGCGGCAAGCCTTCTTCCTGCAGCACGCGGCGGCCCGCACGCGTCGGCTCGCCGGTGGTCGTCGAGCGCTTGCCAACGGCCGCGTAGCGCGCCGCGGTAAGACTCATGCCGTTGGCCGTCCACACGTGATGCAGGTGCTGCGCCACGGTCCACCCCGAAACCGACGGAACGGCGGCAACGAGCACCGCCTCGGGGCCGTCAAGCAGCGCGGCTTGCTGCTCATACAGGGCGCTGAGTTGATCGTATTCGACGTGCGGATCAATGGTGGGCATCGGGGGCATGGAGGATGAGGAACAGGTGTGCCGGCAGGTATCATCAATGCACGCGCTTCGCCCACTCCGGATTCCACTGCGGGGTGGTGCTCCACCCGCGGCCCGTCCAATACTGCATGGACTGCATGTGCGCGCGCACCTCCTCCGTAGTCAAGCGGGCCTCGGGCTGTCCATTCGCGACCATCGTCCGCACCTGCGCGTCGTAGTGGGACGACGTGCCAATCCACACCGGCTCCAGATCGTGCGCCAACCGGACAACGATGTAGGGGCAGTTGTCAGGGTCGCCCGATATGTTAGGGCCTTCGTTGATGTACACCTCCAGGTACCGCTTCTTTATCGTGAGCCGAAAGGGCTTGCTGTAGGTGTTAACCCGAAGCGTGTGGAAGGCCGTTTGCGGAAGCCGCACGTAGGCCCGCTCGGCTGCCGAGGCGATGTCGCGTACGTCGTAAGCAGCGGTATGAGGCGCCATGCCCTGGGGGTAGCGCGGATCGAGCACCACCAGGATCGGCTCCTCATAGCTGTTATTAATACCGGCCGCGATCAGCTCTTTGATACCATCGCCATCCAAATCAAAGGCCTCCGGCTCGGTGGTAAGATGCCCAGGATGCACGTAGCGGCTTCGTACGGTACCCGTTGTCCCGTCGAATTGTACAATGACGCACGGGAAGTAGGGCGAGTGGTTGGCTTGTACCCACACGCGCGGCGGCCCTTGGGCCGTAGCCTTCGTGATGATCAACGAGCGCGGCACATAGCGATCGCTCGTGTCCACAAACGGCTTCTGTGGAAAGACGAGCCCCGGGCGAATCGCGCGCCGCCAGAGCAGCGTATCTGCACTCACATTTTTACACTGCACCGTCGGCGCTCCGCCTTGGATCCAGCACACCTCGTTCGTCGCGTCGCCCGCAAGATCGCGCAGCGCATAGCTATGGGGCGAGGCGCGCTGTACAAAGTGCTCGCCCACCGTGATTCGGTCTACCACATCGCCGCCTGCATTCACCAAAACCATCTGTTCGCCTTGCAGCCGCACCG comes from Salisaeta longa DSM 21114 and encodes:
- a CDS encoding histidine phosphatase family protein: MPVSSPVDVATTTLYLVRHGETEYNRQGIVQGRGIDADLNATGRAQAKALGERFATVDFDVAYVSPLRRTRQTARLVTARHRPLPTIYLKDLEEMAWGVYEGEPPAPDRDAAMNAIKEQWRAGTVDLPIEGGESPRDVEARAQRAVHHMLEASAGRTILVVTHGRYLRVLLASVLERGLHNMHEMGHANTCVNHLEYRDGRFQAKLLNCTAHLNAA
- a CDS encoding CBS domain-containing protein, giving the protein MKRPLSELLKRRGVLIHVGPQAAVAEAAALMDEHNVSALVVLNDAGDAVGIVTERDLTRRVVAKQRPPAETPVRAIMTEDVVVVSEDTPRDEALNLMHDRHIRHLPVASDDQLVGMISIRDLLHFENRMKEQTIEDLRDYVLEKPYPRYPR
- the rnhA gene encoding ribonuclease HI; translated protein: MDTVTIYTDGACSGNPGPGGWAAIIVRDEHTMDTLEGGTKHTTNNRMELTAALRALESLEDSCTVKLHTDSAYLSRAFNDGWIEGWKKRGWRTSSKKPVKNKDLWQQLIAQDKRHDVEWIWVKGHADNPLNNMADERAVAAMEPYK
- the obgE gene encoding GTPase ObgE codes for the protein MKFVDQVEIKVRSGDGGRGLVSWRREKFVPKGGPAGGNGGTGGSVYVEADENLYTLLDFRYNKHHEAEDGAPGGKFNKTGADGDDVVLRVPPGTVIRNADTGAQMGEVLNDGDRLLVAEGGRGGKGNAFFKSSTNQAPRFAQPGEDGETKTIVLELKLLADVGLVGFPNAGKSTLVSSLSAATPEVADYPFTTLNPQLGMVYLNDFESFVMADLPGIIEDAHEGKGLGLRFLRHIERTSVLLFVIPITATDLAATYTKLRRELGAYEAALLHKPHMVALSKIDVLAPDERALLPDIVADDFPDDVPLVPISAVAQLGLDDLKRRLYRHVKEAKDVALP
- a CDS encoding SDR family oxidoreductase, coding for MDLGLTDRVAFVAGASSGLGRAAATRLAREGCTVAICSRSEARIQTAAEAIAEAAGTPPNRVLPLVCDVTDATAVAEAIAQTVDAFGALHVLVTNAGGPPSGTATEVDAADWRAALELNLMSTIHLCTAARASLEDAAAADDHARIVMVSSVSAKQPIPTLALSNTARAGVQGYAKSLAADLGPKGITVNTVLPGYTQTDRLTELAASIEARTGTSRAAVEAAWAEENALDRLGTPEEFAAAVAFLASQQAGYITGTALPVDGGRIKHLL
- a CDS encoding class I SAM-dependent methyltransferase, with the translated sequence MPTLDRPALRALYDRVGRWQDTQAFYEEPAKDWLLAHGPWPDAATVVEVGGGTGRFAARLVRQYPQVRYVGFELSPTMARLTAERLPPARATVHVTDGRPPFPRDDASADAVVLNYVLDLLAPAALHAMIREARRLLRPGGALCIASLARTDGGVPGRLCAGWVWLHRRWPALVGGCRPIEAVRYVNCYAWTCVTVQRVCPWGLCSDAIVALK
- a CDS encoding DinB family protein, which gives rise to MPTIDPHVEYDQLSALYEQQAALLDGPEAVLVAAVPSVSGWTVAQHLHHVWTANGMSLTAARYAAVGKRSTTTGEPTRAGRRVLQEEGLPRGQMQAPDAVTPPASPDLSDLRATLERSRAALHRLADHLDAAAASSERIEHPALGFLTAPQWLRFVRIHTAHHQAIIDDIRAHADA